GAGGTTATTGTCGCTAATAACCCATATCATACATTATAAAAACAATATGCTATAAAGCCAGGGAGCGGTTAATGAGTAGGCTAGACTTTACCCAGCCGCCGTTTGACGTATTAAGCGGTAACGAGCGTGCACTGTTAAAAAAGCACGCCAAAATCTTGTATTTAGCCAAACAGCAGCTATTGGCAGACACTCAATATCCATACTTTTACGTGGTATTAAAGGGACGTATCCAACAGCGCCTCAATGGAGATGCCATTGGTGAGTTCGTTGCCAGTACCTATAGTAATGATTGGTTCGATGCACGCAAACAACCTGACGGCCGTATTGATTCCTATGTTCAACCAAACGTAGATGACAACACAGCAGCTGACCATTATCAATACCAAGCGATTGAAGACAGCTTGTTACTTCAAGTCGATGCTCAAACCATTGATAAGCTGTCACGTCAAAACCAGCATATTCGAAACTTATTAAGTGGCGAGTTGGCGCAGCGCATGCAGGCCTATCATGAGCGTACCAAATCCGGAGGGCTTGCTTATGCCAGACGCCAGTCGCAGTCATCCCAGCCTTACCCATCAAATGGTTCACAGTATTTTGATAAAACAGCGCGTACAGCGGTCAGTCAATCGGTGTTGACTGAAACAAATACAGCTACTAGCAATCCTGTCAGCGAGCACTTAGGCGTATCACAGCCTGAATCATTACAGCCAACCACATCAGATTTAGCGACTAACCTAAGCACACCCTCCGAACATACAGATATAGATAGCAGCTTAAACAGCAGTAATTTAAATCATAATCAATCGGGCGCTGAGCACACCCATCATAGCCATAACAATACAGCCTTCTACTCTGTACAAGCTGAGTCCCAACAGCTGATGTTACAGCCGGTGACCGCCATTAGCATGCTTGAGGTGCATACCATACATGAGACCGCCAGCTTATATGAAGCGGCAAGCACCATGACTAAGGCCGGTCTTAAGCACGTGTTAGTCAAGCGCATGAATAGCATTGATCGTCACCCCACTCGCTCCTCTCAAAGCAGTCTCGGCATCTTAACCGATGCCGATATCTGCCGTGCTGTCAGTGAACGACTTGATCTTAATACCACTTTATGTCGCGATTACGCCAAGTTTAAGCTGCACACCATCAATTATGATCAAGATGTCAGTGAAGCCTTACTCGCCATGATACGCCACCGCGTACATCGCTTGCCGGTACTTGATGCCAACCAGGACGTTATCGGTGTGCTTGGTCAAAGTGATTTGCTGGCATTTCTAAGTCACCACTCACAGTTAATTACGGTTCAAATTGAGCAAGCTGACAGTATTGAAAGCTTAAAACAACCGGTTGAACAAATTGGTCGCTATATTCGCTCGCAACATCATAACGGCATTAAAATCGGGGTGATTAGTCGCATCGTACAGGCATTGAATGCACATGTGTTTGCCAAGCTTTGGCGTTTGATTGTACCGGAAATGGTATTTAATAATACCTGTATTATTGTGATGGGCTCTGAGGGGCGCGGTGAGCAAATCATGCGTACCGATCAAGACAATGCCCTGATTATCCGCAATGGCTTTAGAGACCCTAACCTTGAGCATTACGCCGAGCAGTTTAATCAAACCTTAGCGCAGATGGGTTATCCGCTGTGTGACGGCAAGATTATGATGAACAATCCACAGTGGCGATTGCCGTTAAACCGCTTTAAATCGCAAGTCACCAGCTGGTTTCATCAAAGTCAGCCTGAGCATGCTATTTGGCTGTCATCATTGCTTGATGCTTCCTACGTTTGCGGTGATGAGCGCTTATTAGACAGCTTACGCAAGCATCTGCAAGTCGCACATCGAAGTGCAGACCCGATGTTTATTCGCAGCTTTGCGCAAGCGGCGTTGCAATTTGGAGATGTCAATCAATGGTGGAAGAAGTTTATGCCCCTTATCGGCAAGCCACTTGAACAAGATATTGACCTAAAGAAAGTGGGTATATTTCCCTTAGTACATGGCATCCGCAGTCTGGCGTTAGAAAATGATATATTTGACGTAACCAGTAGCAAGGCCCGCCTGCAAGCTTTGGCTCGTGCAGAAGTCATCACTCCTAAGCGAGCTGAGACCTTAAATGAGGTGCTAGAATTCTTTATGGCCAGACGACTTGATATTGCGTTAGCCACTGAGGACAAAACCGCTCACGAAGTCGACCCAACGACTTTGTCGGCACTAGAAAGAGATCTGTTAAAAGAATGTCTGAATGTGGTGAAAGGCTTTAAAAATGATTTGCGTCATCGTTATCAGCTTGAGGTTGCTTAATGCCAGTTATGACAGTTATTAAGGACATTTATAATTTAGCTGATCAATGTCCAAGCTTTATGGTTGATCAACCATGATGACGATTAGCGATACGGTTCATCGGCTAAAAGCTTCTTGGCATCAGCGCCACTTGAGTCGTCCTGAGTATGCGTTTATGTTCGAACCAGCCGCCAAAGATGAGTGGGTAGTGATAGACTGTGAAATGACAGGGTTAAATGCCAAAAAGAACCACTTACTATCAGTGGCTGCTATCCATATCGATGGCTCAGTGATTGATACCGCACAAGGGCTACACTTAATCTGTCGTCCGCCGATGATGCCTACCGAAGACACCATCATTATTCATGGTTTACGTCCGCTCGATGTGGAGTACGGTCTAAGCTATGAGCAGATGCTACAAATACTGCTGCCTTTCATTGGCAATCGGCGCATTGTCGGCTTTTGCCCTCAGCTAGATATGAGCTTTTTAAACCCATTGGCCAAGACTTATATGGGAACACCCCTGCCCAATCCTGTCATCGACATTCGTCACCTGTATAATCGCTATAGCGGTGATCGCACACAAGGTGTCGCCCATCAAGCACAACAGCTAACTGCCATTTGTGAGTCGCTAGATATCCCAGAGCTTGGTGCGCATGATGCTTATAATGATGCGCTGATGACAGCCATGGCTTTTTTACATCTAAAACCTTAAAATAAAGCCCTTAATACCAGAGAAGTCATTGATAAAAGACAGGTTAGCTGTTTTCTCTTAATGTCTGACTCTGCTGATTCTGATCTTTGCTAACCCTTGCTAACTTTTATGAGAGTAACTGCCTTGCTTAAGACTCCTTTTAATCATATTTTGGCAGCAATTCGCCTGTACAAAGCAGCTTCTATGACAGTCGCTGCGATAGTGACGCTTGCCCTAACCCCATTCTCATCTTATGCTCAGCTGCCTGAGCCTATAGAAAATGCGCTACAGGCGGCCAATATTTCGCCAGATAATATCAGTATTGTGATTGCGCCAGTCACAAATCAAGCGCATGACCAAGCACGCAATCAAAGCGAGAACCAAAGCAGTGAGTCGAATCAAACTCAATTAGAGGCAGGCAACTCAAGTCGACTATCGGCGTTGACTAACGATGAGCAAGATCAGCAAGATCAGCAAGATCAGCAAGCCCAGCCTAATAAAACCAAATCTCAGTCTCAAGCAAGCAAGGGTGCTGACGGTGTTAATATTACCTCTAATAGTTCAATACCAGGGTTACCTACTCAACAATTCAATGCTCCACAGCTGCAACACGCTGTGCGTCACCTTGCTAATGTCCCACGTACGCCAGCCAGCACCTTAAAATTGGTGCCCACTTTTATCGCTTTAGATTTGCTCGGACCTGATTTTACTTGGTTTACCAAGGTGTATCATACTGGCTATGTTCATGCCAATACCCTATACGGTGATTTAATTATCGAAGGCGGCGCAGACCCTAAGCTAACTCATGAACATTTAGGTCGATTATTACAGCTAGTCAAAGACCACGGCATACGCCATATTAAAGGCAACATTATTGTGGATAGCGCCATCTTCCAAGACGTCGCGAAAGACCCGGCTGCTTTTGACAATGACCCATTACGACCTTATAACGCCAGCCCAGATGGCCTATTGATAAACTTCAACAGTATCCAAGTCAATGCATACCCAATACAACATCTGCAGCAAGCAAATAAGGCCAAACTATCTTACAAACCTAAGTTAGCTGACTATCACTTGCCCAATACACTGCCGATGAGCGCTTCTGCAGAATGTCGTACCACACTGTCGGCATTAGCTCCAAGCTGGCAGGCCGATGAGCTGGTATTTAACCATCCACTACCAACCTCATGTGATGCGTTTGAGTTTTATATTGCCTACCCGAATACCAAAGACTTTGCCAAACGTGCAATTAAACATAAATGGCTTAATCTAGGTAACTCGTTATCTGGTAATATCAAGTTTTTGGGTCTTGGGAATACTTTGGCTGGGTCTGTAATAAATACAGAAGCACCACAAAAGACCAGATTCGGCAGTTACCTAAGCACTCCACTTGAAGCAGCTAGATATCAGAGCAAACAGCAGGACACTAAAAACAAAAACACCAATAAAAAACAGTCGCAAAAAGAGAGTCAAAAACTGGTTCCAATGCGATCTTCTATCATACCTTCACCGCCGCTGCCTTTTGCCAGCTATCCTTCTGCGCCTTTGTCACAGCAAATTCATGACATCAACCATTACTCAAATAATGTAATGACAGAGCAGTTAACATTGACATTGCCGCTATTTGTGGATAATAAAACCTTAACCAGCAGCAGCTATATAGACTCACCATTTATCAAAACCAAGCACGACAGCCATGCCACTTACCCCAAAGCATTGGCTGTGATTAATCAGTGGTGGCAGCAAAAGCTGCAAACCCCAGCGCCGGTGATGAGTAA
Above is a window of Psychrobacter sp. FDAARGOS_221 DNA encoding:
- a CDS encoding DUF294 nucleotidyltransferase-like domain-containing protein encodes the protein MSRLDFTQPPFDVLSGNERALLKKHAKILYLAKQQLLADTQYPYFYVVLKGRIQQRLNGDAIGEFVASTYSNDWFDARKQPDGRIDSYVQPNVDDNTAADHYQYQAIEDSLLLQVDAQTIDKLSRQNQHIRNLLSGELAQRMQAYHERTKSGGLAYARRQSQSSQPYPSNGSQYFDKTARTAVSQSVLTETNTATSNPVSEHLGVSQPESLQPTTSDLATNLSTPSEHTDIDSSLNSSNLNHNQSGAEHTHHSHNNTAFYSVQAESQQLMLQPVTAISMLEVHTIHETASLYEAASTMTKAGLKHVLVKRMNSIDRHPTRSSQSSLGILTDADICRAVSERLDLNTTLCRDYAKFKLHTINYDQDVSEALLAMIRHRVHRLPVLDANQDVIGVLGQSDLLAFLSHHSQLITVQIEQADSIESLKQPVEQIGRYIRSQHHNGIKIGVISRIVQALNAHVFAKLWRLIVPEMVFNNTCIIVMGSEGRGEQIMRTDQDNALIIRNGFRDPNLEHYAEQFNQTLAQMGYPLCDGKIMMNNPQWRLPLNRFKSQVTSWFHQSQPEHAIWLSSLLDASYVCGDERLLDSLRKHLQVAHRSADPMFIRSFAQAALQFGDVNQWWKKFMPLIGKPLEQDIDLKKVGIFPLVHGIRSLALENDIFDVTSSKARLQALARAEVITPKRAETLNEVLEFFMARRLDIALATEDKTAHEVDPTTLSALERDLLKECLNVVKGFKNDLRHRYQLEVA
- a CDS encoding 3'-5' exonuclease; this translates as MMTISDTVHRLKASWHQRHLSRPEYAFMFEPAAKDEWVVIDCEMTGLNAKKNHLLSVAAIHIDGSVIDTAQGLHLICRPPMMPTEDTIIIHGLRPLDVEYGLSYEQMLQILLPFIGNRRIVGFCPQLDMSFLNPLAKTYMGTPLPNPVIDIRHLYNRYSGDRTQGVAHQAQQLTAICESLDIPELGAHDAYNDALMTAMAFLHLKP
- a CDS encoding D-alanyl-D-alanine carboxypeptidase/D-alanyl-D-alanine-endopeptidase gives rise to the protein MLKTPFNHILAAIRLYKAASMTVAAIVTLALTPFSSYAQLPEPIENALQAANISPDNISIVIAPVTNQAHDQARNQSENQSSESNQTQLEAGNSSRLSALTNDEQDQQDQQDQQAQPNKTKSQSQASKGADGVNITSNSSIPGLPTQQFNAPQLQHAVRHLANVPRTPASTLKLVPTFIALDLLGPDFTWFTKVYHTGYVHANTLYGDLIIEGGADPKLTHEHLGRLLQLVKDHGIRHIKGNIIVDSAIFQDVAKDPAAFDNDPLRPYNASPDGLLINFNSIQVNAYPIQHLQQANKAKLSYKPKLADYHLPNTLPMSASAECRTTLSALAPSWQADELVFNHPLPTSCDAFEFYIAYPNTKDFAKRAIKHKWLNLGNSLSGNIKFLGLGNTLAGSVINTEAPQKTRFGSYLSTPLEAARYQSKQQDTKNKNTNKKQSQKESQKLVPMRSSIIPSPPLPFASYPSAPLSQQIHDINHYSNNVMTEQLTLTLPLFVDNKTLTSSSYIDSPFIKTKHDSHATYPKALAVINQWWQQKLQTPAPVMSNGSGLCQDCTATSDNLAELLTFAYSHPDFDTFANSLRSKPLTGLANIISANSVSNNEASDSSTNTQNIGRAWYKTGTLSTVSSVAGYVQSQSGQDYVVVGIINSDNDQPLNTYNARAVLDTVLNWTAQQ